Proteins encoded by one window of Cuniculiplasma divulgatum:
- the pyrB gene encoding aspartate carbamoyltransferase: MLKSKSIVSIDDVETEDFYEIFKRASIFKRAVKEGKILDLMKGKIMATFFFEPSTRTRLSFESAMNRLGGSVISVSEAKSSSAAKGETIADTIRMASSYSDIVVMRHPMEGAARLASEFSTVPVLNGGDGSGQHPTQTLLDLFTIWEKYGRIEDLEISMIGDLKYGRTVHSLIKALSRFNNTINLVSPEILRMPEHFLSSIKSKAKIRPDSSLENVLGTTDVFYVTRIQKERFVDLNDYQKVIGSYSFNQDLVERMKESSIIMHPLPRVDEIDPRIDSNKRAYYFIEAANGVFVRMALIDIILRGGEYE; encoded by the coding sequence ATGTTAAAGAGTAAAAGTATTGTCAGTATAGACGACGTAGAAACCGAAGATTTTTATGAAATTTTTAAACGTGCGTCTATTTTCAAGAGAGCTGTTAAGGAGGGTAAAATACTGGATCTAATGAAAGGAAAAATTATGGCTACATTTTTCTTTGAACCAAGTACAAGGACAAGATTATCCTTTGAAAGTGCAATGAATAGACTCGGTGGCTCCGTAATAAGTGTTTCCGAGGCAAAAAGCAGTTCAGCAGCAAAGGGGGAAACCATAGCCGATACCATAAGAATGGCTTCTTCATATTCAGATATAGTTGTTATGAGGCATCCAATGGAGGGTGCTGCAAGACTGGCTTCAGAATTTTCTACAGTACCTGTGTTGAATGGAGGAGATGGGTCAGGACAGCATCCCACACAGACTCTTCTTGATCTGTTTACAATTTGGGAAAAATATGGACGAATAGAAGATCTTGAAATTTCGATGATTGGGGATCTAAAATATGGGAGAACTGTTCATTCATTAATAAAGGCTTTGAGCAGGTTTAATAATACAATCAACCTTGTTTCGCCAGAAATATTAAGGATGCCTGAACATTTTTTGAGTTCTATTAAATCTAAGGCGAAGATTAGACCCGATTCCAGTTTGGAAAATGTGCTCGGAACAACGGATGTTTTTTATGTAACAAGAATTCAGAAGGAGAGATTTGTTGATCTTAATGACTACCAGAAAGTAATTGGTTCATACTCTTTTAATCAGGATCTGGTTGAAAGAATGAAGGAAAGTTCCATAATTATGCATCCACTTCCGAGGGTGGACGAAATTGATCCGAGAATAGACAGCAATAAGAGGGCCTATTACTTTATAGAAGCTGCAAATGGTGTTTTTGTAAGGATGGCATTGATTGATATAATTCTGAGAGGTGGAGAATATGAGTGA
- a CDS encoding tRNA (adenine-N1)-methyltransferase, which produces MMLLHSDNGTMLYDDEKNIIINGKKRIEVNPAAVLSPGDSVLFDGINYVIMSYTPQFFPNIGERGAQIINGRDSSYMVMASGIEFGSTVIESGTGSGALTTYILKIIKNSEGYLGIDHNENSALFTKRNVKNFTGMDIRIDIGEFEDYKYEGRKVDAIFLDLPEPWKNVSEQRKWILSGKRIITYLPTFNQVEKAREEYEKNGFLHLETVEIEGRDIQVKTGATRPKSTGIIHTGFISTYMKSSGSVLKI; this is translated from the coding sequence ATGATGCTTCTTCACTCTGATAATGGAACAATGCTGTATGACGATGAGAAAAACATCATTATAAACGGTAAGAAGAGAATTGAAGTTAATCCCGCAGCGGTTTTGAGTCCCGGGGACAGTGTTCTGTTTGACGGTATAAATTATGTAATTATGTCATATACTCCACAATTTTTTCCAAATATAGGTGAGAGGGGAGCACAGATTATCAATGGGAGGGATTCATCTTATATGGTGATGGCATCTGGAATAGAATTTGGATCAACGGTGATAGAAAGTGGAACAGGTTCAGGAGCACTAACGACATACATTCTGAAAATAATCAAGAATTCTGAAGGGTACCTTGGAATTGATCATAATGAAAATTCGGCATTATTTACTAAGAGGAACGTGAAGAACTTCACAGGAATGGATATAAGAATAGATATAGGTGAATTTGAGGACTATAAGTATGAAGGGAGGAAAGTAGATGCCATTTTTCTAGATCTGCCCGAACCCTGGAAGAATGTATCTGAGCAGAGAAAATGGATCCTGTCAGGAAAAAGGATAATCACCTACCTACCAACATTTAATCAGGTAGAAAAAGCAAGAGAGGAATATGAAAAAAATGGATTTCTACATCTGGAAACAGTTGAAATAGAAGGAAGGGACATTCAGGTGAAAACAGGAGCAACCCGTCCTAAATCTACAGGAATTATTCACACAGGTTTCATATCAACTTACATGAAATCCAGTGGATCTGTCCTGAAAATTTGA
- a CDS encoding DUF4147 domain-containing protein — translation MSGNMKEINEKIRDVVLRVMKIESPEIIMKNQSERIRTFISHSSYSIFSVGKASIPMVKGLDRSVIKNSNLSICLTPSPENVDGFMVFKGNHPFPENDTFNSSEAIFNLIGKDNSEKLIFLLSGGSSSLFEKVVPWVSIDRYMEIMHILVTGGYPIEQINSIRCILSDVKCGKMLNHSNYGEVLILAISDVPGDDISVIGSNPFYPGKRFDPDKELMAKLGIEKHNITYRECRIESDIILAGKKYAGDMLNSIELPYEKIFLGNILDGDVNICSDRLLDLLRNQYKKTGKPFVFSAYGETTSRVTGDGKGGRNCYLSSLILKKTEKSEEFSFVSFATDGQDGNSGLAGFLVDSTLKERIDNDEIERYIQNSDTGNLAIKLKRDINTGPSGNNVSDVVIGYYGGKLQ, via the coding sequence ATGTCAGGAAACATGAAGGAGATCAATGAAAAAATAAGAGATGTTGTCTTGAGGGTAATGAAAATAGAATCTCCGGAAATCATAATGAAGAATCAGAGTGAACGAATCAGGACATTTATATCACATAGCAGTTACAGTATATTTTCTGTTGGTAAGGCATCCATTCCAATGGTAAAAGGACTGGACAGATCAGTAATAAAAAATTCTAATCTAAGCATATGCCTGACGCCAAGTCCAGAAAATGTTGACGGATTCATGGTGTTTAAGGGAAATCATCCTTTTCCAGAGAATGACACATTTAATTCTTCAGAGGCAATATTTAATTTAATCGGGAAAGATAATTCGGAGAAACTAATTTTCCTTCTTTCAGGAGGGTCATCATCACTATTCGAGAAAGTTGTTCCATGGGTTTCAATCGATCGTTACATGGAAATCATGCATATACTTGTTACAGGAGGTTATCCCATAGAACAGATAAATTCAATCCGATGCATACTTTCAGATGTCAAGTGCGGAAAAATGTTGAATCACAGTAATTATGGTGAAGTCCTTATTCTTGCCATATCAGACGTTCCTGGTGATGACATTTCAGTCATTGGTTCTAACCCATTTTATCCAGGAAAGAGGTTTGACCCGGATAAAGAACTCATGGCAAAGCTCGGAATAGAGAAACATAATATTACATACAGAGAATGCAGGATAGAATCAGATATAATTCTGGCCGGTAAGAAATATGCAGGAGATATGCTCAATAGTATCGAACTGCCCTATGAAAAAATCTTCCTTGGGAATATACTTGATGGAGATGTTAACATCTGCTCAGATAGATTACTGGACCTCCTGAGAAATCAATATAAAAAGACTGGAAAGCCATTCGTCTTTTCAGCATATGGAGAGACAACATCCAGGGTGACTGGAGATGGAAAGGGAGGTAGAAATTGTTACTTATCATCCTTAATACTCAAAAAGACTGAAAAATCAGAGGAATTTTCTTTTGTTTCATTTGCTACAGATGGTCAGGATGGAAACAGTGGCCTCGCCGGGTTCCTGGTTGATAGTACTCTGAAAGAAAGAATTGACAATGACGAGATTGAAAGATATATTCAGAACAGTGACACTGGAAATCTTGCAATCAAGCTTAAGAGAGATATAAACACAGGCCCCTCAGGAAATAATGTATCAGATGTTGTCATTGGATATTATGGTGGTAAGTTACAATGA